One Halobacterium wangiae genomic window, ACTCCTCGAAGTTCGAGCGCGCGTTGAACGAGACGTCCGCCACGTCGGCGTCCTCGCCGCCCTGGTAGATGGCGGGCGTGTTCTCTGCCTCGTAGAGCTCGCGGTTCTGCGCGCCGATCCCGGAGGGCGTCGCGTCGACGACGACGTCGCTCTCCGCGACGAGTTCGTCGACCATTCCCGCCGTCTCGATGCCGGCCTCGTCGAACTGGCCGGCACGGTCCTCGACGGCGGCGTAGAGGTCGTAGCCGAGCCGTCGGGCCTGTTCGGCCTCGAAGTTCGGGCGGGTCTTGGCGACGCCGACGACCTCCATGTCGGGCTGGGCCCGGACCGCGTCCGCGACGCGTTTCCCGATGGTGCCGTAGCCGTTGATACCGACGCGAATCATGAGAGAACGTCGGCCGAGAAGGGGGAAAACAGTTTCGGGGTTACCCGGGCGCTACAGGACCAGAGCCAGGATGTCGACCAGGACCCCCGGGACGATGTCGGCCAGGTCGAGGCGGACGCCGCGGGCGAGTCGGTCGATGCGGTCGGCGGTGACCACGGGGAGGAACCGCGGGAAGTGGACGACGAGCGCGGCTACGGCCAGGTCGAACGCCGTGACGACGAGCGTGACCGGCGTCGCCCACCTGCTGCTCACGGTGACGCCGAACGGGACGTCGTACTCCTTCGGGTGCGGGTAGAGGAACGCCAGGCCGCGGACGTTCCCGAGCAGGTCCAGGGTGTAGTGCGTGTAGACGCCGAGCCACACCCAGTGGAGGTTGTCGAGGAACAGCGGGAACGCCGCGACGACGCCCAGCGTCAGGAAGTTGTGCAGCGTCTTGCGGTGCGTGCCGAAGGAGGTGTCCAGGTCGGGCAGGAGCGCGCCGAGTACGACCGGGCCCGTGACGACGACGACCGATACGAGGGTCCCGAAGGTCATGCTCGGGTCGAGGATGACGCCGACGCCGACGCCGAGCAGCACCGCGTTGATGACGTGGTCTCGCTCGTTCATCTACCTCGAACTCCCACCCCGGGCGGTTAACTCCACGTCAGACGCGAACCGGCGGAATACCCGACCGAAGCGCGGCGATCGGTCGGGCAGCACACGTTTTTCCGGCTCCCAGCCCTCAATGTCCCGTATGAGCGACCAGCCAGG contains:
- a CDS encoding metal-dependent hydrolase — its product is MNERDHVINAVLLGVGVGVILDPSMTFGTLVSVVVVTGPVVLGALLPDLDTSFGTHRKTLHNFLTLGVVAAFPLFLDNLHWVWLGVYTHYTLDLLGNVRGLAFLYPHPKEYDVPFGVTVSSRWATPVTLVVTAFDLAVAALVVHFPRFLPVVTADRIDRLARGVRLDLADIVPGVLVDILALVL